Proteins encoded within one genomic window of Theobroma cacao cultivar B97-61/B2 chromosome 7, Criollo_cocoa_genome_V2, whole genome shotgun sequence:
- the LOC108662848 gene encoding uncharacterized protein LOC108662848: MSALNTTSSPTMRRSRFRLKRKNAMKSVTTRFRRLKTDMEEISKEQESIKEGQRQVRAKFEAIQEECERLREETNNIIQQSAMTQIRLGLMFNILKAREEGNFAKASKLTQLLRSV; this comes from the exons ATGTCTGCACTTAATACCACATCGAGCCCAACAATGAGACGTTCACGCTTCAGGCTAAAG AGAAAGAATGCAATGAAAAGTGTGACGACCAGATTTAGAAGGTTGAAGACAGATATGGAAGAAATAAGCAAAGAGCAGGAAAGCATTAAGGAAGGGCAAAGGCAAGTTCGAGCGAAATTCGAAGCAATACAAGAAGAATGTGAGAGGCTGAGGGAAGAAACTAACAACATAATCCAACAAAGTGCAATGACTCAAATTCGCCTCGGTCTCATGTTCAACATCCTCAAGGCACGAGAAGAAGGCAATTTTGCCAAGGCTTCTAAGCTAACTCAGCTGCTTCGGTCAGTTTAA